The nucleotide sequence TGCGGTTCATGGTGATTGTCAAGAGCGACGAGAAGACCGATGTGGCCGGTGCGCAGCCGAGCGCCGAGGACCTTCAGGAGATGGGGAAGTTCAACGAGGAGCTGGTGAAGGCCGGCGTCATGCTCGCGGGTGAGGGCCTGCTCCCCAGCTCCGAGGGTTTCCGCATCCAGTACTCCGGCACCACCGAGGCCAGGGTCGTCGACGGGCCGTTCGCCGAGAGCAAGGAGCTCATCGCGGGTTTCTGGATCCTGCAGGTCAAGGACAGGGCCGAGGTCGTCGAATGGATGAAGCGCGCGCCGTTCCGCGAGGGCGAGATCGAGATCCGCCGGATCGCGGAGATGGAGGACTTCGACAACGCGACCCCCGAGATCGTCGAGCGCGAGCAGCGGCTGCGGGAGCAGGCCGAGGCGAACTAGTGGTTGCGGTCGTCGCGCCGACGATGTTGATTGGTCGGCGTGACGGCAACAGCAGACCCCCGTTCGGCGATCGACGCGGTGTGGCGGATCGAATCGGCCCGCCTCATCGCCGGCCTCGCGCGGATGACGCGCGATGTCGGACTCGCGGAGGAACTGGCGCAGGACGCGCTGGTCGCCGCGCTCGAACAGTGGCCTGAGTCGGGCGTGCCGAGGAATCCGGGCGCCTGGCTCATGACCACGGCGAAACGCCGCGCCGTCGACACCTTCCGGCGCAACGAGCGGTACGAGAAGAAGCTCGGCGAGATCGGCCGCGAGCTGGAGTTCGAGGAGGATCCCGACTTCACCGCGGC is from Amycolatopsis lurida and encodes:
- a CDS encoding YciI family protein, which translates into the protein MRFMVIVKSDEKTDVAGAQPSAEDLQEMGKFNEELVKAGVMLAGEGLLPSSEGFRIQYSGTTEARVVDGPFAESKELIAGFWILQVKDRAEVVEWMKRAPFREGEIEIRRIAEMEDFDNATPEIVEREQRLREQAEAN